A single window of Chitinophaga sp. XS-30 DNA harbors:
- a CDS encoding PorP/SprF family type IX secretion system membrane protein — protein sequence MKTLKSMKNRWKAAILVCCCCGALEGAAQDIHLSQFAETPILRNPALIGIFNGDMRIQAVYRNQWNSVTIPYQTGTVSGEMKFPVGNYSDHVTAGMQLTYDRAGASRLQSVQILPAINYHKSLSEDKSSFLSLGFMGGIVQRQFDPTQLTFNNQYTNGRFDPYSPTGEEGRLAKIGYTYWDAGVGMSYNGVLGEATNYFIGAAYYHFNRPKVSFYNDEAVELDPKLSINFGITVPVSERVKVIAHYNQLHQGAYQEYIGGAMIGYGLMDEGLESDRGMYGGLFFRWNDAVVPMVRLDMGTYEIGVSYDVNVSRLRTASQAMGGFELSMVFKSFLNSRNSTLNSVVCPSF from the coding sequence ATGAAAACGCTGAAAAGCATGAAAAACAGGTGGAAGGCTGCGATATTGGTGTGCTGTTGCTGCGGGGCCCTTGAGGGCGCCGCGCAGGATATTCACCTGTCGCAGTTCGCTGAAACGCCTATTCTGCGCAATCCCGCGCTGATTGGCATTTTCAACGGCGATATGCGGATACAGGCGGTGTACCGCAACCAGTGGAACAGCGTGACCATTCCGTACCAGACGGGAACGGTGAGCGGCGAAATGAAATTCCCCGTGGGCAATTACAGCGATCACGTTACCGCCGGCATGCAGCTGACCTATGACCGGGCGGGCGCTTCCCGCCTGCAATCCGTGCAGATACTGCCGGCCATCAATTACCATAAATCACTGAGTGAAGATAAAAGCAGTTTCCTGTCCCTGGGTTTTATGGGCGGCATCGTACAGCGCCAGTTCGATCCCACCCAGCTGACCTTCAACAACCAGTACACCAATGGCCGGTTCGACCCCTATTCCCCTACCGGAGAGGAAGGCCGCCTGGCAAAGATCGGGTACACCTACTGGGATGCCGGCGTGGGCATGAGTTATAACGGCGTGCTGGGAGAAGCCACCAATTACTTTATCGGCGCAGCCTATTACCACTTCAACCGCCCGAAAGTATCGTTTTACAATGATGAGGCAGTGGAGCTGGACCCGAAGCTGAGCATCAACTTCGGCATTACCGTTCCCGTCTCCGAACGGGTAAAGGTGATCGCCCATTACAACCAGCTGCACCAGGGCGCTTACCAGGAGTACATCGGTGGGGCCATGATCGGGTACGGATTGATGGATGAGGGACTGGAATCTGACCGGGGGATGTACGGCGGCCTGTTCTTCCGGTGGAATGACGCGGTGGTGCCGATGGTACGGCTGGATATGGGCACTTATGAAATAGGGGTAAGCTATGATGTGAATGTTTCCCGGCTGCGGACCGCCAGCCAGGCCATGGGGGGATTTGAACTGTCGATGGTATTCAAGAGCTTTCTCAACAGCCGCAATTCAACACTCAATAGTGTTGTTTGTCCAAGTTTTTAG
- a CDS encoding T9SS type A sorting domain-containing protein, protein MLKNFTLFLFIALCTISAPAWSQSTKPLSNDSASKVIKAYPNPASTKIFLELQRNNDKQYEIIVYNFLGKKVDHFKNISQRTQVNLDNYYPGIYIFQLRDKDGTLVESGKFNVVK, encoded by the coding sequence ATGTTGAAAAACTTTACTCTCTTTTTATTTATTGCGCTCTGTACCATATCCGCTCCGGCGTGGTCCCAAAGCACAAAACCACTGTCAAACGATAGTGCGAGTAAGGTTATTAAAGCATATCCCAATCCCGCATCCACGAAGATATTTCTGGAACTCCAGCGTAATAACGATAAACAATATGAAATTATTGTTTACAACTTCCTCGGGAAGAAAGTAGACCACTTCAAGAATATCAGCCAGCGTACCCAGGTAAACCTGGATAATTACTACCCCGGTATTTATATTTTCCAGTTGAGGGACAAGGATGGAACGCTGGTGGAATCGGGAAAATTCAATGTCGTCAAGTAG
- a CDS encoding class I SAM-dependent rRNA methyltransferase: protein MTKVFLKKKIQNRVLLGHPWIFGNEVGQVEGAVSPGDIVDVFTHTGVFVGRGYINPQSQILVRLLTRDRNEEINDAFFLHRLEKAWAYRQKIGYVENCRLVFGEADELPALIIDKFNDYLVIQTLALGIDRWKPAIVAALEKIFSPKGIYERNDVPVRELEGLPQQKGFLSAPFDTNIILNENGLRFHVDIENGQKTGYFLDQQDNRRAIQHIVKGADVLEAFCYTGTFSCHAGHYGAKSVLGLDISEHAVATARRNAELNGLQDTCKFIAVNAFDQLKQWTKEDRKFDVVILDPPAFTKSRENIQKAITGYKEINLRGMKLLKPGGFLVTASCTNLVDPSLFLEIIDMAAKDARKKLRQVTFMTQAQDHPILWNIENTTYLKFLIVEVQ from the coding sequence ATGACAAAGGTTTTTCTTAAAAAGAAGATACAGAACAGGGTTTTACTGGGCCATCCCTGGATTTTCGGCAATGAAGTGGGCCAGGTGGAAGGAGCGGTCAGCCCCGGTGATATCGTGGATGTGTTCACCCATACCGGCGTATTTGTGGGCCGGGGATACATCAACCCGCAGTCCCAGATACTGGTGCGCCTGCTGACGCGGGACCGCAACGAGGAGATCAACGACGCTTTTTTTCTGCACCGGCTGGAAAAAGCCTGGGCATACCGGCAAAAGATCGGGTATGTGGAAAACTGCCGCCTGGTGTTCGGGGAGGCGGATGAACTGCCCGCCCTCATCATCGATAAATTCAACGACTACCTGGTCATTCAGACGCTGGCATTGGGTATAGACCGGTGGAAACCGGCTATCGTGGCCGCGCTGGAAAAAATATTCTCACCCAAAGGCATCTATGAGCGGAATGATGTGCCGGTACGGGAACTGGAAGGTCTGCCCCAGCAGAAGGGCTTTTTAAGCGCGCCTTTTGATACCAATATTATCCTGAATGAGAACGGTCTCCGTTTTCATGTAGACATTGAAAACGGGCAGAAAACCGGTTATTTTCTTGATCAGCAGGACAATCGCCGGGCCATTCAGCATATTGTAAAAGGGGCCGATGTGCTGGAAGCATTCTGTTACACCGGCACTTTCTCCTGCCATGCCGGGCATTACGGCGCTAAAAGCGTGCTGGGCCTGGATATTTCGGAGCATGCCGTAGCCACTGCCCGCCGGAACGCGGAGCTGAACGGGCTGCAGGATACCTGCAAATTCATTGCGGTCAATGCATTCGATCAGCTGAAGCAATGGACGAAGGAAGACAGGAAGTTTGATGTGGTGATCCTGGACCCGCCGGCCTTTACCAAAAGCCGGGAGAACATCCAGAAGGCCATTACCGGTTATAAAGAGATCAACCTGCGCGGCATGAAACTGCTCAAACCCGGAGGTTTCCTGGTCACCGCCAGCTGCACCAACCTGGTAGATCCCTCCCTTTTCCTGGAGATCATTGACATGGCTGCGAAAGACGCCCGCAAGAAGTTGCGGCAGGTCACTTTCATGACCCAGGCGCAGGACCATCCGATACTCTGGAATATTGAAAATACGACCTACCTGAAGTTCCTGATCGTGGAAGTGCAGTAA
- a CDS encoding nucleotide exchange factor GrpE: protein MTEKDQDIQANGQPEDFIPNINADENQSGSTHLNDALPEESELEKVRTELDELRKKYLLLNADFDNFKKRNAKERIELINTANKEVIIALLDVLDDSERAAKQMDTATDVNALKDGVMLVFNKLHSVLQAKGLKPMDSLQQEFDADLHDAITEIPAPADELKGKVLDVLQKGYYLNDKIIRHARVVVGK from the coding sequence ATGACAGAAAAAGATCAAGACATACAGGCAAATGGGCAGCCGGAGGATTTTATCCCGAATATCAATGCAGACGAGAACCAGAGCGGATCTACCCATTTGAATGATGCCCTGCCCGAGGAAAGTGAGCTGGAAAAAGTGCGTACGGAACTGGACGAGCTGCGGAAGAAGTACCTCCTGCTGAATGCCGATTTTGACAATTTCAAGAAACGTAACGCCAAAGAGCGTATCGAATTGATAAATACCGCCAACAAAGAGGTGATCATTGCCCTGCTGGATGTGCTGGATGATTCGGAGAGAGCGGCCAAGCAGATGGATACCGCTACGGATGTGAATGCCCTGAAAGACGGCGTAATGCTTGTTTTCAACAAGCTGCACAGCGTGCTGCAGGCTAAAGGCCTGAAGCCTATGGACAGCCTTCAGCAGGAATTTGATGCCGACCTGCATGATGCCATCACAGAGATCCCTGCCCCTGCCGACGAACTGAAAGGCAAGGTACTGGACGTATTGCAAAAAGGCTATTACCTGAATGACAAGATCATCCGTCATGCCCGTGTAGTCGTGGGTAAATGA
- the dnaJ gene encoding molecular chaperone DnaJ: protein MSTKRDYYEILGVSKTASQDEIKKAYRKVAMQFHPDRNPGNKEAEEKFKEAAESYEVLSDPDKRAQYDRFGHAGVGNRGGYGSGHMNMDDIFSNFGDIFGEDIFGSFFGGGGRSGGGQRRGRGTRGSNLRVKIKLNYEEIAKGANKKIKVRKHVTCTTCNGLGAKDRNAFQTCTTCQGSGQVRKVTQTFLGQMQTVTTCPTCNGEGQVITNKCTTCKGEGRQYGEETVSIDIPAGVMEGMQLSMSGKGNAGERGGSPGDLLILIEEEPHPDLQREGLNVAYDLHISFPDAAFGVQLEVPTIDGKAKIKVPAGTQSGKIFRLKGKGFPAVNSYEKGDQLIHVNVWTPQTLTADEKSMLEKMQDSGNFKPNPEKSDKGFFEKVRDIFS, encoded by the coding sequence ATGTCCACCAAAAGAGATTATTACGAAATACTCGGGGTTTCCAAAACTGCTTCGCAGGATGAGATCAAGAAGGCTTACCGCAAAGTAGCCATGCAGTTCCACCCTGACCGTAACCCGGGCAATAAAGAGGCGGAAGAAAAATTCAAGGAAGCGGCTGAGTCCTACGAAGTGCTGAGCGATCCGGACAAACGGGCGCAGTATGACCGTTTCGGGCATGCCGGCGTGGGTAACCGCGGTGGATATGGCAGCGGCCATATGAATATGGATGATATCTTCTCCAATTTCGGGGACATCTTCGGGGAAGATATCTTTGGCAGCTTCTTTGGCGGCGGTGGACGTTCCGGTGGCGGCCAGCGCCGGGGCAGAGGTACCCGCGGCAGCAACCTCCGGGTAAAGATCAAGCTCAATTATGAAGAGATCGCCAAAGGCGCCAATAAAAAGATCAAGGTAAGGAAACATGTCACCTGCACTACCTGTAACGGGCTGGGCGCAAAAGACAGGAATGCATTCCAGACCTGTACCACCTGCCAGGGCTCCGGCCAGGTACGCAAAGTCACACAGACCTTCCTCGGCCAGATGCAGACCGTTACCACCTGCCCTACCTGCAACGGCGAAGGCCAGGTGATCACCAATAAATGCACCACCTGTAAAGGAGAAGGCCGTCAGTACGGAGAAGAGACCGTATCTATCGACATCCCCGCAGGCGTAATGGAAGGCATGCAGCTGAGCATGAGCGGAAAAGGCAATGCCGGCGAAAGAGGCGGCTCACCGGGAGACCTGCTCATTCTCATCGAAGAAGAACCGCATCCCGACCTCCAGCGCGAAGGGCTGAACGTGGCATACGACCTGCATATCTCTTTCCCCGATGCGGCCTTCGGCGTACAGCTCGAAGTACCTACCATCGACGGCAAAGCCAAGATCAAAGTGCCCGCAGGCACCCAAAGCGGCAAGATATTCCGCCTGAAAGGCAAGGGCTTCCCCGCCGTGAACAGCTACGAAAAAGGCGACCAGCTCATTCATGTGAATGTATGGACACCGCAAACGCTGACCGCGGACGAAAAAAGCATGCTGGAAAAAATGCAGGACTCCGGGAACTTCAAACCCAATCCCGAAAAAAGCGATAAAGGATTTTTCGAAAAAGTGAGAGATATTTTCAGTTAA
- a CDS encoding class I SAM-dependent methyltransferase — MSDKFQMFENRLAKVLKHLRKTAKRQGITCFRLYDRDLPEFPLIIELYEDKVYVAEYRSQHGLDDEAYEQWLENSLDVIAKVLEVSRNDLYLRTRQRKQDRQSQYEKLDFSKEELIVQEDGLKFKVNLSDYLDSGLFLDHRITRHMVREEAKDKKVLNLFCYTGSFSVYAAAGGAATVTSIDLSKTYLQWAEDNMRLNGLFDPAKHQYIHADVLQYLDELKLNTYDLVILDPPTFSNSKRMKDFLDIQRDHVELINKVLLATRKDGVIYFSNNLRRFELDEANIAASAIRNITAQTVPFDFQGKLLRHCFRIVK, encoded by the coding sequence ATGTCCGACAAATTCCAGATGTTCGAGAACCGCCTGGCGAAAGTGCTGAAACACCTCCGCAAAACCGCAAAGCGGCAGGGGATCACCTGCTTCCGGTTATATGACCGCGACCTGCCGGAGTTCCCGCTCATCATCGAACTGTATGAGGACAAGGTGTATGTGGCCGAATACCGCAGCCAGCACGGCCTTGATGACGAAGCATATGAGCAGTGGCTGGAAAACAGCCTCGATGTGATCGCCAAAGTGCTGGAAGTATCCCGCAACGATCTCTACCTTCGTACCCGTCAACGTAAACAGGACCGGCAAAGCCAGTACGAAAAGCTGGACTTCTCCAAAGAAGAGCTGATCGTGCAGGAAGATGGATTGAAATTCAAGGTGAACCTGTCGGATTATCTGGACAGCGGCCTTTTCCTCGACCACCGCATCACACGGCACATGGTACGGGAAGAAGCGAAGGATAAAAAGGTGCTGAACCTCTTCTGCTATACCGGCTCCTTCTCCGTGTATGCCGCAGCGGGAGGCGCCGCCACCGTCACATCCATCGATCTATCCAAAACCTACCTGCAGTGGGCGGAAGACAATATGCGGCTGAACGGTCTTTTCGATCCTGCCAAACATCAATACATACACGCCGATGTGCTGCAATACCTGGATGAGCTGAAGCTGAATACTTACGACCTGGTTATACTTGATCCGCCCACCTTTTCCAACAGCAAGCGCATGAAGGATTTCCTGGACATCCAGCGAGACCATGTGGAGCTGATCAACAAAGTATTGCTGGCTACCCGCAAAGACGGCGTGATCTACTTCTCCAACAACCTCCGCCGGTTTGAGCTGGATGAAGCGAATATCGCAGCATCCGCCATCCGGAACATTACGGCGCAGACCGTGCCTTTCGATTTTCAGGGCAAGCTGTTGCGGCATTGTTTCCGGATCGTGAAATAG
- a CDS encoding sodium:solute symporter family protein produces MLTGFILAYLLITVLIGQWAARKVKSARDFVVAGRSLPLGISTCVIFATWFGSETLLGSTSEFSQHGLLGVMEDPFGAALCLLLVGLFYARKLYRSNLLTFCDFFKVRYGRKAEVISALLMIPSYFGWIAAQIVAMGIVVNTVMGIDPVIAMIASGVIVMAYTYAGGMWSVSVTDFLQTIMIVAGIVVITWSVVQDAGGLQTVVERAPEGTFRFFPDRTWEGWMHYAAAWLTIGLGSIPQQDVFQRLMSSKSERVAQHASFIGAAMYLVIGLMPLLIVLCAQQLYPALMQDHEKILPNLVLQHGSLFLQVLFFGALLSAIMSTTSGAILAPATVLGENIIRPLFSNITDKKFLRIIRLSVVIVSALSMLMALSSQDIYELVASSSVLSLVSLFVPLTAGLYWKRSNEAGAILSILAGTAGYLLSLAAETTVPPLFVGLGCSIAGMLAGTFGWKTPVAQTE; encoded by the coding sequence ATGCTTACCGGATTTATCCTGGCTTACCTGCTGATCACCGTGCTTATCGGGCAATGGGCGGCGCGCAAAGTGAAGAGCGCGCGCGACTTTGTGGTGGCGGGCCGCAGCCTTCCATTGGGGATCAGCACCTGCGTGATATTTGCCACCTGGTTCGGCTCGGAGACCCTGCTCGGTTCCACCAGCGAATTTTCACAGCACGGTTTACTGGGCGTGATGGAAGATCCCTTCGGCGCGGCATTATGCCTGTTGCTGGTGGGGCTTTTTTATGCCCGTAAATTATACCGCAGCAACCTGCTTACCTTTTGCGATTTTTTCAAAGTACGATACGGGCGCAAGGCCGAGGTGATCTCCGCCTTGCTGATGATCCCCTCCTATTTCGGCTGGATAGCGGCACAGATCGTTGCGATGGGCATTGTGGTGAATACCGTGATGGGCATCGACCCGGTGATCGCCATGATCGCCAGCGGCGTGATCGTCATGGCCTATACTTATGCCGGCGGCATGTGGTCCGTTTCCGTCACGGATTTCCTGCAAACCATCATGATCGTAGCCGGTATCGTCGTGATCACCTGGAGCGTGGTGCAGGATGCGGGCGGTTTGCAAACAGTTGTGGAACGTGCGCCGGAGGGCACCTTCCGCTTCTTCCCGGACCGTACCTGGGAGGGATGGATGCACTATGCCGCGGCCTGGCTCACGATAGGCCTTGGCTCCATTCCCCAGCAGGACGTGTTCCAGCGGCTGATGAGCAGCAAGAGCGAACGGGTGGCGCAGCATGCTTCTTTCATCGGCGCAGCCATGTACCTCGTCATAGGCCTGATGCCCCTGCTGATCGTGCTGTGCGCACAGCAACTCTATCCCGCGCTGATGCAGGACCATGAGAAAATATTGCCGAACCTCGTATTGCAGCACGGTTCGCTGTTCCTGCAGGTGCTGTTCTTCGGCGCTTTGCTCTCCGCTATCATGAGCACTACCAGCGGCGCCATCCTGGCCCCGGCAACAGTATTGGGCGAAAACATCATCCGCCCGCTCTTTTCCAATATCACCGATAAAAAATTCCTTCGCATCATCCGCCTGTCCGTTGTTATCGTTTCCGCGCTGTCCATGCTGATGGCGCTGAGCAGCCAGGATATCTACGAGCTGGTGGCCTCTTCCTCGGTGCTGAGCCTGGTATCGTTATTTGTGCCGCTGACGGCCGGACTGTATTGGAAAAGGTCGAATGAAGCGGGGGCTATCCTGTCTATTCTCGCGGGAACAGCGGGTTACCTGCTGAGCCTGGCCGCGGAAACAACGGTGCCGCCTTTGTTCGTTGGCCTGGGATGCAGTATAGCGGGAATGCTGGCGGGTACTTTTGGATGGAAAACACCTGTTGCGCAAACGGAATAA
- a CDS encoding von Willebrand factor type A domain-containing protein, protein MHKFLMLLLWVCGSTMSAAQQRGWVTGAVQDSISRSPVPGVKICIDKDTICVTTNQYGLFRIDIPDNSTRLVFEHPGYRTKIVPLQHHDRMLIELSPLTDQKTDNSADIAKAKARARFAHSTNPNYGNIGMGAVTFFDETYGKLYENKFVESAKSRVSSFAIDVDRAAYSNMRRFVKLRKPIPVDAVRIEELVNYFHYSYPLPQPDSLFAIYSHYTECPWNKDHQLLQIAVRAQQIEMDSLPASNLVFLIDISGSMGTYNKLPLLQAAFRVLVRNLRPRDRVAIVAYAGTPGLVLPCTPGHQKEKILNAIDYLSAGGATAGEAAIMMAYQIAEENFIPGGNNRVIMATDGDFNVGQTSDQDMEDLIMLKKESGVLLTCLGFGMKDYKDSKLEGLASKGNGNFAYIDDLEEANKVFAREFGSTLFTVAKDVRAEVDFNPARVNAYRLIGYENRILKEDNSNGERIVGGIVGSGHCVVAMYEIDPVLPAQEGMLADVKIWYRQPNDTMRHYLQRPVPGRPAAFSAASPDFRFAASVALFGMLLRKSQYKGEGNVRMVTDMAKRSRGPDKEGYRAEFLKLIKQVKKYTDWLK, encoded by the coding sequence ATGCATAAGTTCCTCATGCTGCTCCTCTGGGTATGCGGAAGTACGATGTCAGCGGCACAACAGAGAGGATGGGTCACCGGGGCGGTACAGGACAGCATCAGCCGTAGCCCTGTACCTGGCGTGAAGATCTGTATTGACAAGGATACCATCTGCGTTACGACAAATCAGTATGGGCTTTTTCGTATAGACATTCCCGATAACAGCACCCGCCTTGTTTTTGAACACCCCGGCTACAGGACGAAGATAGTGCCCCTGCAACATCACGATCGCATGCTCATAGAGTTGAGCCCTTTAACGGATCAGAAGACGGACAATTCCGCGGACATTGCCAAAGCAAAGGCCCGGGCGAGGTTTGCCCATAGCACAAACCCCAACTATGGCAATATCGGCATGGGAGCCGTCACATTCTTTGATGAAACCTACGGCAAGCTGTATGAAAACAAATTTGTGGAAAGCGCCAAAAGCCGTGTCTCCTCTTTTGCGATCGATGTGGACAGGGCTGCATACAGCAACATGCGGCGTTTTGTAAAGCTGCGCAAACCCATTCCCGTTGATGCCGTGCGGATCGAAGAACTGGTCAACTATTTCCATTACAGCTACCCTTTACCGCAGCCAGACAGCCTTTTTGCTATTTATTCCCATTATACGGAATGCCCCTGGAACAAAGATCACCAGCTGCTGCAGATCGCCGTGCGGGCACAGCAGATTGAAATGGACAGCCTGCCTGCGAGCAACCTGGTATTCCTGATAGATATCTCCGGTTCCATGGGCACCTATAACAAGCTGCCCCTGTTGCAGGCAGCCTTCCGGGTGCTGGTGAGGAACCTGCGGCCGCGGGACCGGGTGGCCATCGTGGCCTATGCCGGTACGCCCGGATTGGTATTGCCCTGCACCCCCGGACACCAGAAAGAGAAGATCCTCAATGCCATCGATTATCTCAGCGCGGGAGGCGCCACAGCCGGGGAGGCCGCCATCATGATGGCCTACCAGATCGCGGAAGAGAATTTCATACCCGGTGGCAACAATCGCGTGATCATGGCCACAGACGGGGATTTTAACGTGGGGCAGACCAGTGACCAGGATATGGAAGACCTCATCATGCTGAAAAAAGAAAGCGGCGTATTGCTTACCTGCCTGGGCTTTGGCATGAAAGATTACAAGGACTCAAAACTGGAAGGCCTGGCCAGCAAAGGAAATGGCAACTTCGCCTATATCGATGACCTGGAAGAAGCCAACAAGGTGTTTGCCCGTGAATTTGGCAGCACGCTTTTCACCGTGGCGAAAGACGTACGGGCGGAGGTGGACTTCAATCCCGCCAGGGTAAACGCTTACCGGCTGATCGGGTATGAGAACAGGATATTGAAGGAAGATAACAGCAACGGGGAAAGGATCGTAGGCGGCATCGTAGGCTCCGGGCATTGCGTGGTAGCGATGTACGAGATCGATCCCGTGCTTCCGGCGCAGGAAGGCATGCTGGCGGATGTAAAAATATGGTACCGGCAACCGAATGATACCATGCGGCATTACCTGCAGCGGCCCGTTCCCGGCCGCCCGGCCGCATTTTCCGCAGCTTCGCCGGATTTCCGCTTTGCCGCCTCCGTAGCCCTTTTTGGCATGCTCCTGCGCAAATCGCAATACAAAGGAGAAGGAAATGTGCGGATGGTAACGGACATGGCTAAACGGTCACGGGGCCCGGATAAAGAAGGGTACCGGGCGGAGTTCCTCAAACTCATCAAACAGGTAAAGAAATATACGGACTGGCTGAAGTAG
- the hpt gene encoding hypoxanthine phosphoribosyltransferase yields MTIQVHDKRFEPYLAEAELQQRIRELAFELSHDLEGKKPLFIAILNGSFMFAADLFKYLTIEAEISFIKLASYKGTKSTGNVITAIGLEEDLYGRTVVILEDIVDTGKTLSQFLPQLRHQQPSQMLVAALLHKPAATTHPIHIDYLGFSVPDKFLLGYGLDYDGLGRNLPEIYQLSE; encoded by the coding sequence ATGACGATACAAGTACACGACAAGCGGTTTGAGCCTTACCTCGCTGAAGCCGAACTACAGCAACGTATCCGGGAACTGGCATTTGAGTTGAGCCACGACCTGGAGGGCAAAAAGCCGCTGTTCATCGCCATACTCAACGGCTCGTTCATGTTCGCGGCCGACCTCTTCAAATACCTGACCATTGAAGCGGAAATATCGTTCATCAAACTGGCCTCCTACAAAGGCACCAAATCCACCGGCAACGTCATCACCGCCATCGGGCTGGAGGAAGACCTGTACGGCCGGACGGTGGTGATCCTGGAGGATATCGTAGACACCGGCAAGACCCTCAGCCAGTTCCTCCCCCAGCTGCGCCACCAGCAGCCCAGCCAGATGCTGGTAGCCGCCCTGCTGCACAAGCCCGCTGCCACCACACATCCCATCCATATCGATTACCTCGGCTTTTCCGTACCGGATAAGTTCCTGCTCGGCTACGGGCTTGATTATGACGGTTTGGGCCGCAATCTGCCCGAGATCTACCAGTTGAGCGAATAA